AGTGCGCCGGGGCCGCTAATGGCTTCCGCCGATGAGTTCTTCATTGATCTGATCGGCCGTGGCGGACACGGCGGCATGCCCCACCGCACAGCAGACAGCATTGTGGCCGGTGCTGCACTGGTCACTGGACTGCAGACGATTGTCAGCCGCAATGTTGATCCGCTGCGTCCTGCTGTGGTCAGCGTGGGAACAATTCAAGGCGGTTCTGCCCAGAATATCATTGCCGAGCGCTGCCGGATTACGGGAACGGTGCGGGCATTCGATGAAGAGACGCGGCATCTGATCCGCCGCAGAATCGAAGAGATGGCGGCCTCCGTGGCCGCAGCCTATGGTACAGAGGCGAAGGTGGATTATCTGATGGGGTATCCGCCGCTGGTGAATGACATTGCTGAATATGAACGCTTCGCCCGTGTGGCCCCTGAAGCGCTGGGTACTGATGCCCATGTGATGCTGATGGAGAAAATTATGCCGGCGGAGGACTTCTCTTATTATGTTCAGGAGATTCCTGGCTGCTTCATCTTCGTGGGCGCGGGCAATGCGGCCAAGGATGCCGTCTATCCGCATCATCACAGCAAATTTGATTTCGATGAGGATGCCATGCTCTATGGCGTGAAGCTGCTGGTCGGTATGGCCGACTCCTGTCTGAATGACTCATTATCCGTATAAATGTTACCGCTCCAGGAAAAACTACTCTCAAATGCCATGGTAACGTGGACAGGAGGGTTCATTCTTGAAGACAGTCAAAGAAGTGATGACCGCGCATCCGGTGTCGGTTACTCTGCTGGACAATATCTATGAGGTTGCCGTCGCTATGAGAGATAGCGGGACAGGCTTCATTCCTGTGGTAGATTCGGCTGACGGGGCAACGCTAATTGGTGTGATTACGGACCGCGATCTGGTCATCCGGGGGTATGCGGCCAAGCATCCCGGATCCACAGCCGTGGAGACAGTCATGAGCCGGGAGGTCGTCTCCGTTCAGGAGTCCGCCTCCGTGGAGGAAGCAGCAGAGCTGATGGCTTCTACACAGATCCGGCGCCTTCCCGTGACGCAGGGTAAGAAGCTGATCGGAGTAGTCTCGTTAGGCGATTTGGCAGCAAAGCGAATGTTCGCAGATGAGGCTGCGGAGGCGCTCCACGAAATCTCACAGCGGCAGCAGCTGCATTAATAGAATGACGAATGGCTCATATCCGTTAGGCGGAGGTGGGCTTTTTCGTTTCACACACAAGGAGGGAAATGGATGAACGGAGCAGGGGAGGGTCCATGTATTACACGGAACGACCGGACGATTCTGCTGGAATGCGGACATCCGGGATTTGAGGAGGCGCGGGCGGTTCTAAGCGGATTCGCCGAGCTTGTCAAAAGTCCTCCAGCCTACCACACTTACCGGATCACGCCGTTGTCTCTATGGAACGCCGCTGCCGGGGGACAGACTGCAGCAGAGGTCATTGAAGGACTGCGCAGGCTGTCCAGGTGGGGTATTCCTTCCGAAGTGGAGGGGGAGATGGAGCTGCTGATGTCCCGTTATGGAAGCTTGCACCTGCATGCGGATGAAAGTGATCCGCAGGTTGTTTCGTTAACCGCTGACCGGGCGAGTCTGCTGGATGAACTGGATGACTCTCAGGAGTTGAAGGAGCTGGGCCTGCGCCGGGCCGGGGAGCTGCATAGCCACTGTCCGAAGATGAACCGGGGTCTGCTGAAGCAGGAGCTGACCAGACTGGGCTATCCTGTTCTTGATTATGCCGGGTACCGGGACGGGCAGAAGCTGAAGTTAGCCTGGCGGGAGTCTATGGGGGAAAATGGCGAAGAGAGCAGCGCCGAATTCAGGCTCCGGGATTATCAACGGGAAGCGGTCCGCCAATTTCAGGGGACCAGCGGACACGGCGGCAGCGGTGTAGCCGTGCTGCCCTGTGGGGCAGGCAAAACAGTTGTCGGTCTTGCAGTATTAGAGCAGCTGCAGTGCGAGACACTGATCCTGACTTCGAGCACGACTTCTGTAGAACAGTGGCGCGGGGAGCTCCTGCAGCGGACCACACTGAGTGCAGATGAGGTCGGGGAATACACAGGAGAACACCGGGAAGTGCGGCCTGTAACCGTTGCGACCTATCAGATGCTGACCCACAGGCGCTCCAAGGGAGGGCCGTTTATCCATATGAATCTGTTCCATGAACGGAATTGGGGGCTGATTATCTATGACGAGGTCCATCTGCTTCCGGCGCCTGTCTTCCGGGCGACTGCAGATATTCAGGCTACGCGGCGGCTGGGGCTGACAGCAACGCTGGTCCGGGAGGACGGGCGGGAGGGGGATGTGTTCTCTCTGATCGGCCCGAGATGCTACGACCTGCCCTGGAAGGTGCTGGAGCGGCAGGGATGGATTGCAGCTGTCGATTGCATCGAGGTCATCGTTCCGATGAACCAGAAGCTGCGGCAGCAGTATATGTATGCCGGAGCGAAGGAGCAGTTCCGGCTGGCGGCAGGCAATCAGGCCAAGGCGCAGGCCGCAGCGCAGATTGCTGCGGCGCATCCCGCAGCGTCGATTCTAGTGATCGGCCAGTACCTCGACCAGCTGGAGCAGATGGCGGTGGAGCTTGCGGCCCCGCTGATCACGGGCAAGACTCCGCAAAAGGAACGGAACGCGCTCTACGCTGCGTTCAATGAAGGCAAGCTGCCGGTGCTAATCGTCTCCAAGGTGGCGAACTTTGCTGTGAATTTGCCGGATGCCTCGGTGGCAATTGAGGTATCCGGCGCCTTTGGCTCCCGGCAGGAAGAAGCTCAGCGGCTGGGCCGTATCCTTCGCCCGAAACCCGGGGATAACCGGGCGTATTTCTACACTCTGGTCACGGGAGACAGCCGGGAGCAGGATTTCGCCCTGCACCGCCGGATGTTCCTTACGGAGCAAGGCTATGAATACGGGGTACGAATGCTCGACCCGGCGGAAGGAGCTGTTCTGTGATGAGACTGGAACTTGCAGATGATATTTGCAAGCTGTCTGCGGATGCCTGTGAAGTGCTGCTGCGGATAGCGGCAGAGCATGCGGCTTCACCATGTTCAGCGGATTCTGTAGAGCGGCTGCGGCCTGACTTCCTGTGCCGGGCCGAGCAGGTGCTGGCCCTGGAGGAGCTACTTCACACAGGGATGCTGGAACTGCGGCAGAAGGTGTGGGGCGAGCGGTTGTATCAGATTCCGCAGCAGCAGTATCCCTTGATCCTGCGGAGCTTCTGGGCAGGCTGCCCCCAGGTGCAGGTGGAGGGAGCAGTCCGGGTTGAGCATGCGGCTTGTTCAGAACTGGCAGGGGAGATATTTCAAGGGCTGCTGTTCATAGCACAGGAAGGCCTGCCCTTGACGTCTAAGGGAGTGATACATAAGAAGCAGCTCAGCCGGTTAGCCGGACTACTGTCCATGCCGGAGGATCATCTGAGCCTGATTCAGTCCTCTGCCGGTCACCAGAGCTATCCGCTGCCGGTTACATTAATGATTGATCTGCTGAGCGTGCTGGGGCTGATTACCTGCAACAGCAGCGGGTATGGTATAGACACACCGGTGCTGCAACGCTGGCTGGCTCTCACCGCACAGGAGATGACGGATACACTTTACACCTTGGTAATCAGCCGTTACGGTGCCCTGCTGCCTGAAGAGCAGCATTTCAGACAGTTGCTCTCGGCAGCGGAGTTTAGGCCGGACGAGTGGTTTGCAGTAGCGCCTGTTCTAAGCTGGATGAGACAGAGTGGTCTTGCCGTGGAGCAGCTTGTGCCGGGGGCGGCAGAGACAGACTCAGCCCCAGCCCTTAATCAGGCTGCACTTGCCTGGATTCGCCTTCTGGCCGCTTTTGGCTGGTGTGAGCTGGGGTCTTCAGCGGAAGGGGGGGCGTGCTTCCGCTGGAAGACATTGAAGCCGCAGTTGACCAGGTATAGCCTAGGAATAACCCCGCAGAATCAAGCGGGGGCAGAGGAAGCAGACAGTGACCCAGAAACTACCAGCAGCAACCCAAGCACATCCGCCAGCAATCAAGGAATCCTAGACAGCACCGCCGAAACTGAGGCCGGCCGCCGCCTGCTGCCGCAAGCCCCGGCTTCAGCAGCCCCCGGCTTCATTATTCAGCCGGATTTCGAGGTGCTGGTACCGCCGGAGGTCCCGTATACAGTCCGCTGGACCTTGGCCGGGTGTGCGGAGCTGCTGCATCACGAGGATCTCTGGAGCTTCCGGCTGACGCGGGAGCGGCTCGAAGCCGCAGCGGACCAGGGCCGCGCTCCGGGTGAAGTGATCTCCTGGCTGAACGCCCATGCCGCCGGAGGATTGCCGGAACAGGTCGAGCTGGCGCTCCGCCAGTGGGCCAGAGCGATTGGACGGACCGAGCTGGCGGAGGTTCTTCTGCTGTCCTGTGCCGGAGAGCAGGAGGGCGAGGATATTGCCGCCCATCCCCGGCTGCAGGA
This genomic interval from Paenibacillus sp. FSL H8-0332 contains the following:
- a CDS encoding DNA repair helicase XPB, which produces MNGAGEGPCITRNDRTILLECGHPGFEEARAVLSGFAELVKSPPAYHTYRITPLSLWNAAAGGQTAAEVIEGLRRLSRWGIPSEVEGEMELLMSRYGSLHLHADESDPQVVSLTADRASLLDELDDSQELKELGLRRAGELHSHCPKMNRGLLKQELTRLGYPVLDYAGYRDGQKLKLAWRESMGENGEESSAEFRLRDYQREAVRQFQGTSGHGGSGVAVLPCGAGKTVVGLAVLEQLQCETLILTSSTTSVEQWRGELLQRTTLSADEVGEYTGEHREVRPVTVATYQMLTHRRSKGGPFIHMNLFHERNWGLIIYDEVHLLPAPVFRATADIQATRRLGLTATLVREDGREGDVFSLIGPRCYDLPWKVLERQGWIAAVDCIEVIVPMNQKLRQQYMYAGAKEQFRLAAGNQAKAQAAAQIAAAHPAASILVIGQYLDQLEQMAVELAAPLITGKTPQKERNALYAAFNEGKLPVLIVSKVANFAVNLPDASVAIEVSGAFGSRQEEAQRLGRILRPKPGDNRAYFYTLVTGDSREQDFALHRRMFLTEQGYEYGVRMLDPAEGAVL
- a CDS encoding helicase-associated domain-containing protein — encoded protein: MRLELADDICKLSADACEVLLRIAAEHAASPCSADSVERLRPDFLCRAEQVLALEELLHTGMLELRQKVWGERLYQIPQQQYPLILRSFWAGCPQVQVEGAVRVEHAACSELAGEIFQGLLFIAQEGLPLTSKGVIHKKQLSRLAGLLSMPEDHLSLIQSSAGHQSYPLPVTLMIDLLSVLGLITCNSSGYGIDTPVLQRWLALTAQEMTDTLYTLVISRYGALLPEEQHFRQLLSAAEFRPDEWFAVAPVLSWMRQSGLAVEQLVPGAAETDSAPALNQAALAWIRLLAAFGWCELGSSAEGGACFRWKTLKPQLTRYSLGITPQNQAGAEEADSDPETTSSNPSTSASNQGILDSTAETEAGRRLLPQAPASAAPGFIIQPDFEVLVPPEVPYTVRWTLAGCAELLHHEDLWSFRLTRERLEAAADQGRAPGEVISWLNAHAAGGLPEQVELALRQWARAIGRTELAEVLLLSCAGEQEGEDIAAHPRLQDIVTRIGPLHFIVRPEAAVQLRKELAAAGLTPSVKDGDLNGPVPHPQLFEPSGSAQRYELPATAGERGLLGTGPSPKLLPLDRGGPPMLELPGEEAVPQMWFNQWRQYHITTAQKVMEQALSWGIKVRLSYGGKAADFIPERISGRPWKVRGILLLPGTETAEEIELAAEDWQEIQLLHPLKARNSSSAGAGGYVMIR
- a CDS encoding amidohydrolase; protein product: MERLEVEELLPEMVKWRRHLHRHPELSYQEKETSAYVRARLTELGIEIKSSAAGYGLTGILKGRETGRTVVLRADMDALNITEESGREYASQQPGVMHACGHDGHTAMLLAAAAYYSSRREDLKGEIRFLFQPAEEVCPGGAVGMIAEGVLAGADAVYGLHLWTPFPLGTVGSAPGPLMASADEFFIDLIGRGGHGGMPHRTADSIVAGAALVTGLQTIVSRNVDPLRPAVVSVGTIQGGSAQNIIAERCRITGTVRAFDEETRHLIRRRIEEMAASVAAAYGTEAKVDYLMGYPPLVNDIAEYERFARVAPEALGTDAHVMLMEKIMPAEDFSYYVQEIPGCFIFVGAGNAAKDAVYPHHHSKFDFDEDAMLYGVKLLVGMADSCLNDSLSV
- a CDS encoding CBS domain-containing protein, which gives rise to MKTVKEVMTAHPVSVTLLDNIYEVAVAMRDSGTGFIPVVDSADGATLIGVITDRDLVIRGYAAKHPGSTAVETVMSREVVSVQESASVEEAAELMASTQIRRLPVTQGKKLIGVVSLGDLAAKRMFADEAAEALHEISQRQQLH